cccacaGATGCAATTTTgtgggtgcttgtttaattatgtatgtaggtatatttttctaggctagttaaataaaagaagcattgatacgtacataagtcaacaacatatacaaaaacatgcttacgcaaagcgacggcgaagacagttggattgggattttgatctcaacacacagctgagatattaaaagtggcccacgttacctcACTTTCCCCtactataggaactacaaaactatcctcatgaaaatttatttgataaaattcgaACTTTCGTGGTaaagaggagtgcttactatgccccgggtgctgGTTTTGTCCTTATCTTCCCTCAATGAAAATCGGAAGCTTTAAAAGGTTCGCCTTTtaccgaaaaacaaaatttaaatgaccACCTGATGTATCACCGAAAGCAATCAATTTACAAACGACTTGTTtaagtatcaattttttttatacccaaATTAATCATTCCCgtttttatttgacaaatttcaGGTACATCCTGCCGCCTCCATCACGCCCAAAGTATAACGATATTACGCTGGAACAACGGCAACAGAAACAAAACCAAGAAAGCACCGCTAGACCAATCGGAGTTCCAACGACGTCTTCAACGACAACTCTCGCTCCTGCTAGTCGAATAATAGCTTCACCTGAACAAAATACTGCCCGACCAATTCAACAATCCACTTATAATCAACAGCAAACTTATCAAAACAATGTCAGTAACCAACAACCAAATCAATTCAATGGCAACGCCCAACAGCCACAGAACCAGTACAAcagtcaacaacaacaaccgaacCAGCAACAACAGTACAATAACAATGTCAGCAACAACcaacagaatcaaattcaaacaGTTCCTAGCCTGGCGGTTCAATACGTACCGAACCAGGGATTCCGATACTTTGCCGTTGTTCCCGTAAATCGACCGGCAGCTCCAAGCAAGAGCGCCTATCTGAAATCGAACGACGTACTGGAGGGCAAGTACGAGCAGCAGCGATTTGACAAAATGAACGGCCGATACAATGCCAAGCTGAAGAAGTACAAGGCGTACGAGAAGATGAAGTATCTACCCTTCGTGATGGTGAGTACAgttaaatgtgaaatttttatccACCTACATGATTTTGAAGGGTTCGTCGCTTGTAAAACAAAAGACTTCaatatcattttcaattgaattactgaacaaaatttgaaattatcttCTAAATAATTGCTTTTAGTTACTTTCAAGATATTGTATCGTGATAAAACAAGATTGTTGAATAATATGAACTGTATTGAGTTGTTATCTTTAAAGAAACTTTCATTCTTACTTTTTTGACATGTGTCAATCGATTACATACTACCTatagtgtgtaattttttttcactatgaatttaaatttatcacTGGCCTAACAGAAGATCATTAATTTGAACATTTGAGGCCGATTGAATAACGGGATAGGGTCACGCAACAAGCCGGAAAATTTCTTctagattttgagacattttgtacgaaaggagcaagaaaaaaaaatgattttcactgttttaaattaaaacataaaaatatttaataaccGGCCGATtccacaaaaaaatcaattcacttataaatttttatgaaggcTGCAGAACAATTATATGAGCTTTGATCTAAATAATTATGATGATTTGGTctcaaatttccaaatttgaaccatGACCCATGGCCTTATTGTGAT
This sequence is a window from Uranotaenia lowii strain MFRU-FL chromosome 3, ASM2978415v1, whole genome shotgun sequence. Protein-coding genes within it:
- the LOC129758280 gene encoding putative mediator of RNA polymerase II transcription subunit 15: MAWATLQNVLGLIAVIVMLNGYHPTHAIRVYWNTNEGPIVPPTSTPAPVPKPPFRDPAPVWEDQSDDIPNPNPYMYILPPPSRPKYNDITLEQRQQKQNQESTARPIGVPTTSSTTTLAPASRIIASPEQNTARPIQQSTYNQQQTYQNNVSNQQPNQFNGNAQQPQNQYNSQQQQPNQQQQYNNNVSNNQQNQIQTVPSLAVQYVPNQGFRYFAVVPVNRPAAPSKSAYLKSNDVLEGKYEQQRFDKMNGRYNAKLKKYKAYEKMKYLPFVMYYDAAKQQYIWSNLPPKATNNHL